The Pagrus major chromosome 5, Pma_NU_1.0 genomic sequence ATCTGTGTTGGCTTTGCATCAGGTAAGACACAGACTTTACATTTAAACAGACTCATATGTCTGTGCTTTCAGTGAAGGTGCAAGGTGCTGGTGAGGTTTTCACCTCCTGTGCAATTCAGCTTTTTAGGCTCCACATAAATCCACCAGtgtactgatttttttttgttctaaCCCTCCctgattaatttgtttttccatcttcCTGCAGGTCAGACTGCGGTGGACTGCTGTCTGACGACCGTTGACAAGTTTCTGCCGCTCAGTCGCATTAATGGCTACATCATCCAGGAGGCTGGGAATGGTTGTGACAAAAGTGCTACTGTGTAAGTGAAAATTATTTAAGCAAAAGAAAGTTCTTTCTTCAGATCCtttgctgaatggttacagtcgctggtttattttatttttgctatATCTCAATTTGCAAAACAGTAAGGTAAACGAAAGTGGATGGATGTGAAATCTTTTTTTAGCTCTGCAGTCTGCAACCTATTCtcacttctctgtctctcatctgCTTTTTCAGGTTCACTACAAAGACTGGAAGAATACTGTGTGTCTCCCACCCCAGCAAACTGCAGTGGGTGAGAAGTCACATTGAGTCTCTGGAGGCAAAAAAGCCGGCAAAGAAATAAATCAGgtacattataaaaacaaatcttgTATTTCACCCTTTTGGTCCaagatttttactttaaatgcttcaaccttGCACTGGCTCATCACTTCCTTTTTTTGCAGGTGTAAAGAAAAGATGGCTGACGATCAAGAAGGGCCGACTCGAAACTGATGGCTGAGGAAAGAAGCCAGCTTCACTTCAATTTCTGCTCAGAGTCTCAGATGTTGTACTGTAGATGGCAAACCGTTTGAGAGGATCACTGAGGAATCGTCACTTCATCCTATCTATGATGATATGTTGTATTCATGCCAGTGAATCAGATTTGTACAGCTCTGTATGTGTTTCTTCTCATTTGCGGTGACAAGCGTAATCGCTTTTCTCTTTTCCGCTTTCCTTCTGATGATCCCTGTTTGTGAAATGCActatgaaaatgagaaaattattTGCCTTATCTTGCCTAAAGGGTAAATCCTGGAAGTTACGGTGACAGTGACACCCTGCTGTACGTGTTTGTTTTAATCGCTGCAAGATTAATGATGTTTGACTAGTATCATAATGTTCTGAATTTTCAATGTGCTGTTTAGGTCAAAACTTGTACAAAGTGTTGAGatgatttgtgtgtgtcaaAACTGCTGTTCagagttattttaaaaataaagtttgatatcattttttaacttttagtcGCTGCCTTTCATTAAAACTGAAACACACCACATGACTGCATCCTGTGCACGGGTTTCTCTAACATGTATGAAAAGGTAAAACACACATGAATCttgtttttacaatttttatttttgtaaaatgtttagtTCAAGAATGACTGATAATAATTATTCAATCTTTATTGTATAGCACCTCTAAAAACATAGTTACAGAGTGCTTTACAAAGGAggaacacaatgaaaacaaatctgcaccacaattttgaaaaaaaagctCCAGTAAGACAGGTagtacaataaaataacaagaaTGCAATAAactaaggtaaaaaaaaaaaaaaaccaataaACAAGTTAATACATTAATTGCAGTGGAAAAGGAAATCTAAAATTAAACTTGATGAATAATCATAATTTTAGCACATTTTCCAGcataattaaagcaacattacatagaaattggcattttgtgtgatttgagtgcaacaccactgtcataaatacaaatcccaggtctgtaacattTTGTCACATAGgcgctaactacaaacaaaacacataaaaagatTAATTCACTCATTTTCTCTTGGAAACTTGTGCTCCAAATCACTGTTTCTGTATTTGCCTTCCTGCCTGATGTCAAAATGGTGAAAGATGTTTACTTCTCTTGCTGGTGTAGTCTATACATGCACATGTTTTCTAAAGCAGCAGAGTGCTGAGCTCTCTCTTCCCCTGTGATACTTCTCCCACTTGGGAATTGGCCAGCACAGCAACAGTCGTCTGCTTTGAGTCGCAGACTCTGTCCCTTGTTTGCAGTCCAGGA encodes the following:
- the LOC140996617 gene encoding C-C motif chemokine 24-like, with product MASRVAALLLLGVICVGFASGQTAVDCCLTTVDKFLPLSRINGYIIQEAGNGCDKSATVFTTKTGRILCVSHPSKLQWVRSHIESLEAKKPAKK